In Aegilops tauschii subsp. strangulata cultivar AL8/78 chromosome 3, Aet v6.0, whole genome shotgun sequence, one genomic interval encodes:
- the LOC109784721 gene encoding high mobility group B protein 4 isoform X1: MKPMVRSNSGGGSDRRGWLAWRKTKCGKNSNMPKQPPSAFFLFLEDFSLEYKLEHPNVKVSSVINKAGGDRWRAMSDADKASYCVMAEHRRAEYAKAMEAYNNPGEPGQHEVAHKVEPADVMYNQGEVGQREVVEHDALAPSTTTRSSLRMRCRMVPTSSHGTLAMT, encoded by the exons ATGAAGCCTATGGTGAGGTCCAACAGTGGCGGCGGCAGCGACCGAAG GGGTTGGCTAGCGTGGAGGAAGACTAAGTGTGGCAAGAACTCCAACATGCCCAAGCAGCCTCCCAGTGCCTTCTTTTTGTTTCT AGAGGATTTTAGTCTGGAGTACAAGTTGGAACACCCGAACGTCAAGGTGTCCTCAGTG ATCAACAAAGCAGGTGGTGATCGATGGCGAGCTATGTCTGATGCA GATAAGGCGTCGTATTGCGTCATGGCTGAGCACCGTAGAGCAGAGTACGCCAAGGCGATGGAAGCGTACAATAACCCAGGGGAACCCGGCCAGCATGAGGTGGCCCACAAGGTGGAGCCGGCTGATGTGATGTACAACCAAGGGGAAGTCGGCCAGCGTGAGGTGGTGGAGCATGACGCGCTGGCGCCATCGACGACCACGAGGTCGAGCCTGCGGATGAGATGTCGAATGGTGCCAACCTCAAGCCATGGAACACTGGCGATGACCTAG
- the LOC109784721 gene encoding high mobility group B protein 4 isoform X2 codes for MGWLAWRKTKCGKNSNMPKQPPSAFFLFLEDFSLEYKLEHPNVKVSSVINKAGGDRWRAMSDADKASYCVMAEHRRAEYAKAMEAYNNPGEPGQHEVAHKVEPADVMYNQGEVGQREVVEHDALAPSTTTRSSLRMRCRMVPTSSHGTLAMT; via the exons AT GGGTTGGCTAGCGTGGAGGAAGACTAAGTGTGGCAAGAACTCCAACATGCCCAAGCAGCCTCCCAGTGCCTTCTTTTTGTTTCT AGAGGATTTTAGTCTGGAGTACAAGTTGGAACACCCGAACGTCAAGGTGTCCTCAGTG ATCAACAAAGCAGGTGGTGATCGATGGCGAGCTATGTCTGATGCA GATAAGGCGTCGTATTGCGTCATGGCTGAGCACCGTAGAGCAGAGTACGCCAAGGCGATGGAAGCGTACAATAACCCAGGGGAACCCGGCCAGCATGAGGTGGCCCACAAGGTGGAGCCGGCTGATGTGATGTACAACCAAGGGGAAGTCGGCCAGCGTGAGGTGGTGGAGCATGACGCGCTGGCGCCATCGACGACCACGAGGTCGAGCCTGCGGATGAGATGTCGAATGGTGCCAACCTCAAGCCATGGAACACTGGCGATGACCTAG